In Topomyia yanbarensis strain Yona2022 chromosome 2, ASM3024719v1, whole genome shotgun sequence, one DNA window encodes the following:
- the LOC131685785 gene encoding serine protease grass-like, with protein sequence MAILQNKDSDYLCPGTLINKRYILTVAHCIRNDLPKKVLLGEHTIGQATDCNENEDCAPPVRQYRIECITTHPDFAIRKQQHDIALIRLSEEVTFDDHIQPICLPYTADLRRHEPSRFIITGWGRTGAFEDSSHTLLKATIFPANRTLCQQWLSGSPKGFALNDGQICAGGREPNLANTCAGDGGGPLGYGAQLYGTRFVQFGISSLRVACGTTAPAIYTNISYYMDWISANLKP encoded by the exons ATGGCGATATTACAAAATAAAGATAGCGATTATTTATGTCCAGGGACGCTAATCAACAAGCGTTATATACTCACTGTTGCCCACTGTATAAGGAATGATCTACC GAAAAAAGTACTATTGGGCGAGCATACAATTGGCCAGGCTACGGATTGTAATGAAAACGAGGATTGTGCTCCACCTGTACGACAGTATAGAATTGAGTGTATCACAACACACCCAGATTTCGCAATAAGGAAACAGCAACATGATATTGCATTAATTCGTTTAAGTGAGGAAGTTACGTTCGATG ATCACATTCAACCAATTTGTCTGCCGTACACAGCGGATCTCAGGCGCCATGAACCTTCGCGATTCATCATCACTGGATGGGGTAGAACGGGTGCTTTTGAAGATTCATCACACACTCTGCTAAAGGCGACCATTTTCCCAGCAAATCGGACTCTGTGCCAACAGTGGCTGAGTGGTTCTCCAAAGGGTTTCGCCTTGAATGATGGGCAAATATGCGCGGGAGGAAGAGAGCCGAACCTAGCAAACACTTGTGCTGGAGATGGCGGCGGACCGTTGGGATACGGAGCCCAACTCTACGGAACTCGTTTCGTACAGTTTGGTATCTCTTCGCTTAGAGTAGCGTGCGGTACAACAGCTCCCGCTATTTATACAAATATTTCCTATTATATGGATTGGATTTCGGCGAATTTGAAACCATGA
- the LOC131685784 gene encoding chymotrypsinogen A-like: MTNLRLLECLVFVVLLRTASSAQPNQQQCGIQQIGGNELIVHGQDTSPGDWPWHVALYHRKGRSVEYACGGTIINDQYILTAAHCVMNSVNGFQLTPNRLFVRMGIHDLESFDPKSVQQHEVEKVHKFANFTRLIDDIALLELSTIIRFNPYVQPVCVNLEPNITGDFGTVVGWGLMEDDETSATLKRADMPVIDPVACLKSDRVFFGQTLDDGLFCAGYTNGTSVCNGDSGGGFFFKRANSWFVGGIVSFSQTRSGGTNYCYTKGYGVFTRVQKYLPWIREITKMPLVRMYSM; this comes from the coding sequence ATGACAAACTTACGACTATTGGAGTGTTTGGTTTTTGTGGTGCTCCTTCGAACGGCGAGTTCAGCCCAACCTAATCAACAACAATGCGGAATACAGCAGATCGGTGGTAACGAGTTGATAGTACATGGACAGGACACCTCTCCGGGCGACTGGCCGTGGCATGTTGCCCTTTACCATCGCAAAGGTCGTTCCGTAGAGTACGCCTGTGGAGGAACCATAATCAACGATCAGTACATCCTGACGGCAGCGCATTGTGTAATGAACAGCGTAAATGGATTCCAGCTGACTCCGAATCGATTGTTTGTGCGGATGGGGATTCATGATTTGGAATCATTCGATCCGAAGTCGGTACAACAGCATGAAGTAGAGAAAGTCCACAAGTTTGCTAACTTCACCCGACTGATCGATGACATTGCGTTACTCGAGCTGAGTACGATTATCCGATTCAATCCTTACGTTCAACCGGTTTGTGTTAATCTCGAGCCGAATATAACAGGAGACTTCGGAACGGTAGTTGGTTGGGGATTAATGGAGGATGACGAGACAtcggccaccttgaaacgagCAGACATGCCAGTTATTGATCCCGTAGCGTGTCTGAAAAGTGATCGCGTATTTTTTGGGCAAACTTTAGACGACGGACTGTTCTGTGCAGGTTACACTAATGGAACAAGTGTGTGCAATGGTGACAGCGGaggtggattttttttcaaaagggccAATTCATGGTTTGTAGGAGGGATTGTGTCCTTTTCTCAGACTAGATCTGGTGGCACAAATTACTGCTATACAAAGGGTTATGGAGTATTTACCCGAGTTCAGAAATACCTCCCCTGGATTCGAGAAATCACAAAGATGCCCTTAGTTCGTATGTAttcaatgtaa